One genomic region from Lineus longissimus chromosome 6, tnLinLong1.2, whole genome shotgun sequence encodes:
- the LOC135489999 gene encoding FMRFamide receptor-like has product MAGANMTNCSIKDTTSFDVAIFIIYVPVMLTIAIFGLIGNILCYAILAKEMKPSSTSVLLKSLALADSSVLVTYALYYSIPAIYSSQVILNEYMKFFYVTKQYLWAIMWFCKTMAVYLIVFVSLERYIAVCKPLKAGFICTKRNARMSIICLVILSVVYNSPKTLYYYSVWVYDECVGKLRPVSRRSDIVLDPHFYYIYVITLYFIILFIVPLGIMIFCNIQLKRALGHATTVRTNTMRAGKASRKQRQQSDSITMRIIAVVTVFLVLEFPAIILNVLYAINKEISFMDASLLYNILRVSYVLSTINSFINFYVYCLTGSNFRRTAIKMFQRRKASKPKVKNSPRVFCLSSGKVQKPLYPPTISPTLSRSGVSTSPQTSVEDLYVDVHF; this is encoded by the coding sequence ATGGCGGGCGCCAACATGACGAATTGTTCGATCAAGGATACGACTTCCTTCGATGTGGCTATCTTCATAATCTACGTACCAGTGATGCTGACAATCGCGATTTTTGGACTCATAGGCAATATTCTGTGTTACGCCATCCTCGCCAAAGAAATGAAGCCATCATCTACGTCAGTATTGCTGAAATCGCTAGCTTTGGCGGATTCTTCTGTCCTGGTGACCTACGCTCTGTACTACTCCATCCCAGCCATTTATTCTTCCCAAGTTATTTTGAATGAATATATGAAGTTCTTCTACGTTACGAAACAATATCTCTGGGCGATCATGTGGTTCTGTAAAACAATGGCAGTCTATCTAATCGTGTTTGTCTCGCTGGAACGCTACATTGCCGTCTGCAAACCGCTGAAGGCTGGATTCATCTGCACCAAGAGAAATGCCCGGATGTCAATCATCTGCCTTGTAATTCTTTCAGTGGTGTACAACTCACCAAAAACGCTATATTATTACTCTGTTTGGGTCTACGACGAGTGCGTAGGAAAGCTCAGACCTGTTTCGAGACGATCAGACATCGTCTTGGATCCTCACTTTTATTACATCTACGTTATTACGCTGTATTTTATCATCTTGTTCATCGTGCCCCTAGGGATTATGATATTCTGCAATATTCAACTGAAACGAGCCTTGGGACACGCGACGACAGTCAGAACCAATACCATGCGCGCCGGGAAGGCATCACGGAAGCAACGACAACAGTCCGACTCGATCACAATGCGCATAATCGCCGTTGTGACTGTCTTTCTCGTGTTGGAGTTCCCTGCGATCATCCTAAACGTGCTGTATGCTATCAACAAAGAGATCTCTTTCATGGATGCCTCACTGCTCTATAACATCCTTCGAGTATCCTATGTCCTCTCCACCATAAACTCCTTCATTAACTTCTACGTGTACTGTTTGACCGGGTCGAACTTCAGGAGGACTGCTATCAAAATGTTCCAGCGCCGAAAGGCGTCGAAGCCGAAAGTCAAAAATTCACCTAGGGTGTTTTGCTTGAGTTCGGGAAAAGTTCAAAAACCGCTATATCCTCCGACCATCAGTCCGACTTTAAGCCGTTCCGGGGTCTCCACCTCACCGCAAACCTCAGTTGAGGATCTCTACGTGGATGTGCATTTTTAA